The Myxococcales bacterium nucleotide sequence CCTTCGCTTGCTCGACTACGTCGCGCGCGATCACGTGCGGCGGCGCTTCGGCTGGGCGCGCGACGACGGCCCGAGCAAGCGCGATCTCGGCAGCGACGCCGCGCGGCTCGACGGCGTCGTCGACGCCGGCGCGCGTCCGCCGCTGACCGACCGCCTGACGGTCGGGCGCCTGGTGGCGGAGGTGCGCGCGCACATGGCGACGTTCCCGGCCCCGATGCCGGCCGCGCTCGAGCTGTGGTTCGACGACCACGGCTTCGAGGAGATCGCGACCGCGCTCACGCTGGCCAGCGCCGACGCCGCCCGGGCGCTGGTGCGCGCCGGCCAGGCCCGCCTGCGCGAGCGGTTCCGCGGCCGCGCGCCGCTGTTCACATGAAGCTCCTCGTCGCGCTGGCCCTGACCTGGGTCGTCACCCGCGGCGCGATGGAGCCGGGGCGCACGCCCGGGAGCTTCTGGGTCACCACCGAGCCGGTGCCCGGGCGGTTCACCAACGGCGAGGTGATGTCGACCACCGCCGTCCGGCTGCCGTACCGGCTCGACGTGCGCTGGCGCCGGATCGGCCCCGAGGGCGGACGCTCGCTGCACGTGATCATCGCCGGCGGCATCGTGCTCGTGCAGTCAGGCCAGCTCGCGCTCTACGCCTATGACGAGGCGGCGTTGGTCGCGCGCGGGTGGACCGCGGTGCCGACGCTGGCGACGCACGCCGAGCACGCGATCGGCGTCGAGCAGGATCTCCAGGAGGTCCGGGTGTTCGTCGACGGCGCCGTGGTGCTCCGCCAGCCGCTGGTCGCCGGCCGCGCGACGACCAAGGTCGGCGTCGGCCTCAAGGGCGCGGGCGGTTATCGGTCGTCGCTCTACGTCGGGGCGATCGCCGTCGCCGAGCTGCCGCCGCACTGAGCGGCCACGGCCGCGCCGCCACCGAACACCGCCGCCAGCCCGCACGCCTGCGTCAGCGCCGCGGCCGGCGTCACGGGATACGCCCGCAGCGCGCCGCCGGCGTAGCCGACCACGACGCGATCCTCGTCGACGAACGCCACCGCCGTCGCGGCGCCGAGATCGCTCGCCCCGACGTGCGCCAGCACCGCGGCGCCGCGGATCGTCCACACCTCGGCCACGCCGTCGGCGCCGGTGACGGCCAGGCGATCGCCCGACGGCGAGCGCGCGACCGCGAGCGCCGCGACCCGGCGGCCGGCCAGCGCGACGCGCGCGCCGCCGGCGCCGCGCACCGCGATGACGCCGTCGACCGCGGTGGTGATCAGCGCGCCGTCGGCGGCCGCGAGCGGCCACACCCGCCCCGGCAGCGGCGCGGCCGGCGACGCGAGATCGCGGCCGTCGAGCACCAGGCTGGTGCCGTCGGGTCGCCCGGCGAGCAGCGCCGCGTCGTCTGCGGCGAACGCGAGCGCCGCGTGGCCGTCGTGCTGCTCGTCGCCGGGCTCGGCCTCGCGCCGCGCGGTCGCCGCGCCGCGATCGATGTCCCACAGCACCGTCACCCCGCCGGCGTGGCCCGACGCCAGGCGTCGACCGTCGTGGGTCCAGGCCAGCGCGGTGACGGCCCCGGTCGCCGGCAGCGACCGCGCGGCGCCGCCGCCCGGCGCCACGATCGTCAGCCCGCCGTCGAGCGTCCCGATCGCCAGGGCCCCACGCGCCGATACCGCCAGCGCGCTCACCGGCCCGCCCATCGCCCAGGCCCCGCGCGTCGCGCCGGTGGCGGCCGAGAACGCGCGCACTTCGCCCCCGGCGTCGGCGATCACCGCGGTGTCGTCGTCGAGCCACGTCGCCGCCAGCAGCTCGCGCGCCGACGTCTCGGTGCGCAGCCGCACACCGTCGGCGGCGCGCCAGATCACCGCGTGGCCATCGTGGCCGGCGCTCAGCAGGTACGCGCCGGTCGGCGAGGGGGCCAGCGCGACCAGCTCGCCCGAGTGGCCGAGCAGCATCCCGGCGGCACGGCCGCTGCGCAGGTCGACGACGAAGGCGCTGCCGTCGCGACTCGCGGTCACGAGCCGGGCGTTGGCCGGGTCGACGGTCGGGCGCGCGCCGACCTCGTCGTGGTGGAGCTCGAGCGTCAGCACCGGCCGACAGGTCGAGACGTCGACCACGTCGAGGGGCCCCCACCGCTCGGTCAGCAGCCAGCCGTCGTCGAGCCAGCCCTCCGCCAGGCTGGGCAGCTCACAGCGGATCTCGCCGCTGCTCGGGTCGAGCACGACGGTGGCGCGCTGCCGGTCTTCATCGAACAGCCCGATCGCGAGCAGGCCGTGGCGGGTGTCGATCGGCGTCAGCCCGAACAGCATCGGCCGGGCGGGGAGCACCACCCGGCCGGGCGTCCCGGGGGCCGCGTCCGGTCCCCACGCGCGCACCACGTGATCGGCGCCGTTGTGGAAGAGCGTGCCATCGACGCCGAAACCCATCACCACGGCGGCCGCGCCGACGGCCGCGACCTGGACCAACGGCCCGCCGGGCGCCCAGCGGACCAGCCCGCCGTCGACCGTGGCGATCGCGACCTGACCGCGCGGATCGTGGGCCGCCGCGGCCGCCGGCGCGGGCAGCGGCTGACGCTCGAGCACGTCGAGCGTCGCCAGGTCGCGCACGGTCAGGTCCTCAGCGACGACCACCAGTCGATCACCGGTGACCAGCCAGCACGCGACCGGGTTGCCGCGGGTCGCGATCGTGCGCACCGTCCGGGTCGCGAGGTCGACGACCTCGACGCCCGGCGTGAAGCCGTAGACCGCGACCGTGCGGCCGTCGGGCGCCACCGCCAGCGTCTCGGGCTCGGCCAGGCTCAGCGGCACCGCCGCGCGGAGCTCGCCTGATCGCGCGTCCCAGATCAGCAGCTGGCGCGCCTCGTCGAGCCCGAGCAGCGCGTCGCCGGCCACCGCGGTGCCCTTCACCAGGCCCACGTGCGGCAACGGCCGCAGCATCGGTCCCGCGCTGAGCACGTCGAGCGTCCCCTGGAACGCCTCGGCGGTCGGCGCCCGCCCGGCGGCGACGTCGGGCCCGAGCGCGCCGATCGCGGTGAGCAGCGCGTCGTACCGGGTCGCGGGGGCCGCGGCCAGCTGGTGCGCGAGCACGCCGCGGGCGCGCCGCAGCTCGATCTCGGCGCGCCGCTGCGCCGCGCGGGCGCGGTCACGCTCGCGCGCGATCCGGGCCAGCGACAGCGCCCCGCCGATCACCAGCACCACCAGCGCGACCGCCACGATCTGCAGCGCGGTGCGGTAGCGGCGCGCGAAGTGGCGGAGCAGCTCGCCGGGGCCATAGCGGCGCGACCGCAACAGCTGACCGGTGAGGAACCGCCGCAGCTCGTCGGCCAGCTCCTGCGCGGTCGCGTAGCGCACCTCGCGATCGCGCGCCATCGCTCGGTCCACGATGTCGGACAGCTCGGCCGGGACCTCGGGCGCCAGCTCGCCGAGCGGCGGCGGCGGCCCGTCGGCGAGCAGCTGCCGCGCGGCGGTGCTCGTGCGATCGCCGTAGGGCGGCGCGCCGGCCAGCACGTGGTACAGGGTCGCGCCCACGGCGTAGACGTCGACGCGGGCGTCGGGCGTGGCGCCCCGGCCCTGCTCGGGCGGCATGTACTGGGCGGTGCCGGCCCCCAGCCGGGTCAGGCCGTCGTCGGCCGGCGCGTCGTCGAGCGGCGGCGCGTCGTCGTCGGGGCCGCCGACCTCCTTGGCCAGGCCCCAGTCGATCAGCACCGTCTCGCCGAAGTCGCCGATCAGGATGTTGTCGGGCTTGATGTCGCGGTGGACGATGCCGCGGGCGTGGGCGAACGCGACCGCCTCCGCGACCGTCACCACGTGCGGTACGAGCTCGAGGCGAGCGGCCAGCGTGGCGCGGCGCGCGATCTCGCGGCCGAGCGGCGCGCCCGCCAGCAGCGGCATCGCGTAGAACGGCTCGCCGTCATCGAACCGCCCGGCCTCGTGGACGCCGACGATCGCCGGGTGCTGGAGCCGCGCGGTCAAGCGGGCCTCGCGCTCGAAGCGCGCCCGCAGCGCCGCGCGCGCGCCCTGGGAGCCGCCGCGGATCTGCTTGATCGCCACGACCCGGTCGAGCCGGCGGTCGCGCGCCGCGAAGATGCTGCCCATGCCGCCGCGGGCGTCGGCCAGCGGCGCCCACTCGTCGTAGATCGTCCGGTCGACGTCGGGCAGCGGCGGGGCGTCCGCCGTCGGCGGCACCTCGAGCCCGGCCAGCGTCGACAGGCGCCGACAGGTCGGGCAGGTCGTGACGTGCGCGATGCTGCGTGGGTCGCCGGCCAGCAGATCGTCGAGCGTCGGGTGCGCCATCGCCGATCCTCAGCCTACAGGTCGAGCGCGTAGCCGACCTCGAGCGCCAGGTAGAAGTCGGGGTTGGACGCCTCGGTCGGGATCACCCCCAGCTCCATGCCGATCGTGAACGGGCCGAGCGGCGGGATCGCCTCGTGCCACGACAGCACTCCGCCGAGATCGCCGCTCGACAGGTTGTAGAGCGCGTAGAGCTCGCGCACGGCGTGGTCGCGGAAGCCACCGACCGAGTGGTACGCGAGGCCCGCCGCCGCGACCGGCGTCAGGCCGCTCGGCTCTGTCGACATCGGATCGCTCGGCGCCGGCACCAGCGCGGCCTTCATGCCGCCGGCCAGGATCAGCGCCTTGCGCATCACGGTCTTGTTGGAGATGACGGTGCGGGTGCCGCCCGACGGCGCGGTC carries:
- a CDS encoding protein kinase, translating into MAHPTLDDLLAGDPRSIAHVTTCPTCRRLSTLAGLEVPPTADAPPLPDVDRTIYDEWAPLADARGGMGSIFAARDRRLDRVVAIKQIRGGSQGARAALRARFEREARLTARLQHPAIVGVHEAGRFDDGEPFYAMPLLAGAPLGREIARRATLAARLELVPHVVTVAEAVAFAHARGIVHRDIKPDNILIGDFGETVLIDWGLAKEVGGPDDDAPPLDDAPADDGLTRLGAGTAQYMPPEQGRGATPDARVDVYAVGATLYHVLAGAPPYGDRTSTAARQLLADGPPPPLGELAPEVPAELSDIVDRAMARDREVRYATAQELADELRRFLTGQLLRSRRYGPGELLRHFARRYRTALQIVAVALVVLVIGGALSLARIARERDRARAAQRRAEIELRRARGVLAHQLAAAPATRYDALLTAIGALGPDVAAGRAPTAEAFQGTLDVLSAGPMLRPLPHVGLVKGTAVAGDALLGLDEARQLLIWDARSGELRAAVPLSLAEPETLAVAPDGRTVAVYGFTPGVEVVDLATRTVRTIATRGNPVACWLVTGDRLVVVAEDLTVRDLATLDVLERQPLPAPAAAAAHDPRGQVAIATVDGGLVRWAPGGPLVQVAAVGAAAVVMGFGVDGTLFHNGADHVVRAWGPDAAPGTPGRVVLPARPMLFGLTPIDTRHGLLAIGLFDEDRQRATVVLDPSSGEIRCELPSLAEGWLDDGWLLTERWGPLDVVDVSTCRPVLTLELHHDEVGARPTVDPANARLVTASRDGSAFVVDLRSGRAAGMLLGHSGELVALAPSPTGAYLLSAGHDGHAVIWRAADGVRLRTETSARELLAATWLDDDTAVIADAGGEVRAFSAATGATRGAWAMGGPVSALAVSARGALAIGTLDGGLTIVAPGGGAARSLPATGAVTALAWTHDGRRLASGHAGGVTVLWDIDRGAATARREAEPGDEQHDGHAALAFAADDAALLAGRPDGTSLVLDGRDLASPAAPLPGRVWPLAAADGALITTAVDGVIAVRGAGGARVALAGRRVAALAVARSPSGDRLAVTGADGVAEVWTIRGAAVLAHVGASDLGAATAVAFVDEDRVVVGYAGGALRAYPVTPAAALTQACGLAAVFGGGAAVAAQCGGSSATAIAPT